CGGCATCTACCAGTTCGTCGGCGCACATGTCAGCGACTGGGGCGCGGTCATGGCGACCGCGGTGCTCTCCGCCGTACCGGCCGCGATCCTGCTCGTCGTCGCCCAGAAGTACATCGCCGCCGGGATCACCGGCGGTTCGGTCAAGTAGACAGGTGCCTCCCCGTGAGTTTCTCCGAGTTCCCCGAGTTCCCGGCCGGCTTCTTCTTCGGTGCCGCCACGGCCAGTTACCAGATCGAGGGCGCATACGACGAGGACGGCAGAGGCGCGTCCATCTGGGACACCTTCTGCCGTGAGCCCGGGCGCGTCGCGGACGGTGCCACCGGTGACGTCGCCTGCGACCACTACCACCGCTACCGCGAGGACATCGCGCTGCTGCGCGAACTGGGCGTGGACAGCTACCGCTTCTCCGTCGCCTGGCCGCGTGTCCAGCCGGCCGGCTCCGGCCCCGCCAACGCGGCCGGGCTCGACCTCTACGACCGGCTCGTGGACGAGCTGCTGGCCTCCGGCATCTCACCCGCCGCCACCCTCTACCACTGGGACCTCCCTCAGGCCCTGGAGGACCGGGGCGGCTGGCGGGTACGCGAGACGGCGGAGCGGTTCGCCGAGTACGCCGGGGTCGTCGCCGCCCGGCTCGGCGACCGGGTGGAGCGCTGGATCACGCTCAACGAGCCCTTCTGCAGCGCTTTCGTCGGCTACGCGGCGGGCGCCCATGCCCCGGGTGCCCGCGAGGGCCGCGGCGCGCTCGCCGCCGCGCACCATCTGCTCGTCGGCCACGGACTGGCCGTGCACGCCCTGCGCGCTGCGGGGGCACGGGAGGTCGGGATCACGCTCAACCCCGACCGGCTGCTACCGGCCACGGACTCCCCCGCCGACCTGGCCGCCGTACGCCGCGTCGAGACGCTCCACAACGACGTATGGTTCGAGCCGCTGTTCGCCGGGCGCTACCCGGAGCACGAAGCCGAGACCTGGGGCGAGTTGCTGTCCTCCCGTGACGGCTCGTACCGCCTCGACGGCGACCTCGACCTCATCGGTGCACCGCTCGACTTCGTCGGCATCAACTACTACCGCCCGATCACCGTCTCCGATGCCCCGTACCGCGACGCCGACCCCGCCACCCGTACCGCGGTCGACGTCCGGGCCGAGGAGACCTGGCGCGACGATGTCCGCCACACCACCATGGGCTGGCCCGTCGTCCCGCACACCTTCACGGATCTGCTGGTCTGCCTGACCGAGCGCTACCCCGCGCTGCCACCGCTCCTGATCACCGAGAACGGCTCGGCGGAGGCGGACACCCTCGACGCCGACGGCCGGGTCCGCGACGTGGAGCGGGTCGACTACCTTCACAGCCATCTGGACGCGCTCGCCGCCGCCCTGCGCGCGGGTGTCGACGTGCGCGGCTACTATGTGTGGTCGCTGCTGGACAACTTCGAGTGGGCCCGTGGCTACGGCCAGCGCTTCGGCATCGTCCGGGTCGACTACGACACGCAAGTACGCACACCCAAGGACAGCTACCGCTGGTACCAGCGGCTGATCGCCGCCCACCGCGCCCGCACCACCCCCGGTGAGGACCCCCGACGAAGTTCGCCGAGGGCCACTGGCTGATGCGCGACGGCTTCCATGCGTCGTACGCCGCCGAGGTCGCCGACGTCCGCGTCGACGAGGACCGGTTCACGCTCCACGCACCCGTGCGGCAGGTCACGCGCCGCGGCCACACCGTCAACAGCCCACTGCTGACCGTCTAGTGCTGGTCCCCGGCCGAGGGCGTGACGGTATCCGCACCACGCACCACGCGGGCGCTGCCGAGCGACGGTGCGACGGTCACGACCCGGGTCCCGGTCACGGCCGCCCGGGACGCCACGACGGCTTACTTCCGGACGACTCGCGACGGCGACAGGGTCACGGTCGAGGCGGAGGGAGCACCGGGGCCGTGGCAGGTGCTACGCCCCGTGCCGTTCGGCCTCGCCGGGGCGGGGCTGTGCCGTCGGTCAGCCAGTCTTTGATCTGGTCCGACTCCGTGCCGCGGAACGCAGTGATGATCATGTGGTCGCCGGCCAGCGTGTAGGCCTGCGTGTCCTGAAGCGGAAACGGCGGGGTGAACCGCGTCTCGTGGTGGCGTACCCGGTCGAAGCCCCACGTGGCCGCCTGCTGTTCGATCGTGACCGGGTCCTTGTAGGCCAGAGCGCACGCCTGGGCGAGACAGTAGGCGTGCCGCAGGCTGTAGCCGGATGCCCGGTGGTCGAGGACGACAGGAGCTGTCACGAGTTCCCTTTCGATCGAAGGATGCCCTCACCGGCCGACACTCTGCTTTTTCCGGTAACGCGCGTCCTGTCACCCGTTCACGGCGCTCGTACGGGCCTTCTTGGTGGTCTGATGGGGAACGTCCGACCCCTCCTGCAGATCGGCGGCGAACGCCTCGGCTGTCGCCTCGGCGGCAATGTCGCTCAGGTCTTCGTTGATCTCGTGAGCGACTCGCTTGGCGTCCATCGCCAGCTTCACGGAGCCCTTTACGGTCCCTCGAATCACCGGCCTGATCACCTTCTTCAGCAGGGGGGCGGAAGCCACACCGACCAAGAAGACGGGAAGCACAGGAAGCATAGTTTCTTCAGCCTTTCTCACGGCACTCCGGAATTTCACCGGAGCTATCCTCGAAATCCGAGCCTAGCCACCCAACATGGCCTCTCACCAGGCCTTCTCATATCATTC
This is a stretch of genomic DNA from Streptomyces hawaiiensis. It encodes these proteins:
- a CDS encoding GH1 family beta-glucosidase; the protein is MSFSEFPEFPAGFFFGAATASYQIEGAYDEDGRGASIWDTFCREPGRVADGATGDVACDHYHRYREDIALLRELGVDSYRFSVAWPRVQPAGSGPANAAGLDLYDRLVDELLASGISPAATLYHWDLPQALEDRGGWRVRETAERFAEYAGVVAARLGDRVERWITLNEPFCSAFVGYAAGAHAPGAREGRGALAAAHHLLVGHGLAVHALRAAGAREVGITLNPDRLLPATDSPADLAAVRRVETLHNDVWFEPLFAGRYPEHEAETWGELLSSRDGSYRLDGDLDLIGAPLDFVGINYYRPITVSDAPYRDADPATRTAVDVRAEETWRDDVRHTTMGWPVVPHTFTDLLVCLTERYPALPPLLITENGSAEADTLDADGRVRDVERVDYLHSHLDALAAALRAGVDVRGYYVWSLLDNFEWARGYGQRFGIVRVDYDTQVRTPKDSYRWYQRLIAAHRARTTPGEDPRRSSPRATG
- a CDS encoding DUF5132 domain-containing protein, encoding MASAPLLKKVIRPVIRGTVKGSVKLAMDAKRVAHEINEDLSDIAAEATAEAFAADLQEGSDVPHQTTKKARTSAVNG